In one Lujinxingia vulgaris genomic region, the following are encoded:
- the larC gene encoding nickel pincer cofactor biosynthesis protein LarC — translation MATHIHLDLLGGLAGDMFLAAAIDADLVDVARLEAALQSVGLGPVRVISERVVRGAIEGVHVRFEGWDPAMESDHRHLSTIEEMIAASALSEGVKRRATAMFRTLGQAEATVHGIALERVHFHEVGAVDSILDFVAAAWVIEEVDATFSFGAIPVGSGTIETAHGTIPVPAPATAKLLEGFELTYQDVATEFVTPTGAAILATVAAQPGERQGRLKASGFGCGTREFKSHSNVVRVVVMEQGAASQGSAAGDAELWERDEVVQLVCEIDDLQPELMAAVEAQLFDAGALDVVREPVLMKKGRSGERLSVLCEAELSEALLRVIFVHTTTFGVRVMPVSRVKLRRSRRLVETTFGQVHVKVGWLGDEAIKATPEFEDCRLLAERHHLPVHTVYLEAQRAAAALITDLSK, via the coding sequence ATGGCGACGCATATTCACCTCGATCTTCTGGGAGGGCTGGCCGGCGATATGTTTCTGGCTGCCGCCATCGACGCGGACCTGGTGGATGTGGCGCGTCTGGAGGCCGCGCTACAATCGGTGGGGCTTGGGCCGGTGCGTGTGATCAGCGAGCGTGTGGTGCGCGGGGCCATTGAGGGTGTGCACGTGCGCTTTGAGGGCTGGGACCCGGCCATGGAGAGCGACCACCGCCACCTGAGCACGATCGAGGAGATGATCGCTGCCAGCGCGCTAAGCGAAGGGGTGAAGCGCCGCGCCACGGCGATGTTTCGGACCCTCGGTCAGGCTGAGGCCACGGTGCACGGCATCGCGCTTGAGCGGGTGCATTTCCATGAGGTCGGCGCGGTCGACTCCATCCTCGACTTTGTGGCGGCGGCCTGGGTGATCGAGGAGGTCGATGCGACCTTCTCTTTCGGTGCGATCCCGGTGGGGAGCGGCACCATTGAGACGGCCCACGGCACGATCCCGGTGCCCGCGCCGGCGACGGCCAAACTCCTGGAGGGTTTTGAGCTCACCTACCAGGATGTGGCCACCGAGTTTGTCACGCCCACCGGCGCGGCGATTCTGGCGACGGTGGCCGCGCAGCCCGGAGAGCGTCAGGGGCGGCTCAAGGCCAGCGGATTCGGGTGCGGCACCCGCGAATTTAAGTCGCACTCCAATGTGGTGCGCGTGGTGGTGATGGAGCAGGGGGCGGCGTCGCAGGGTAGTGCGGCGGGCGACGCCGAACTCTGGGAGCGCGACGAGGTCGTGCAGCTCGTCTGCGAGATCGATGATCTACAGCCCGAGCTCATGGCTGCGGTCGAGGCGCAGCTCTTCGACGCGGGCGCGCTCGACGTGGTGCGCGAGCCGGTGCTCATGAAGAAAGGCCGCAGCGGAGAGCGACTCTCGGTGCTCTGTGAGGCGGAGCTCTCTGAGGCGCTTCTGCGGGTGATCTTTGTGCATACCACCACCTTCGGGGTTCGCGTGATGCCGGTCTCGCGGGTGAAACTTAGGCGCAGCCGCCGATTGGTGGAGACGACCTTCGGTCAGGTTCACGTCAAGGTAGGCTGGCTGGGCGATGAGGCTATCAAAGCCACCCCGGAGTTTGAGGACTGCCGCCTGCTGGCCGAGCGCCACCACCTGCCCGTGCATACCGTGTACCTGGAAGCACAGCGCGCCGCCGCGGCGCTGATCACCGATCTCTCAAAGTGA